One part of the Cyanobacteriota bacterium genome encodes these proteins:
- a CDS encoding ATP-dependent 6-phosphofructokinase: MSKRVGILTGGGDCPGLNAVIRGLLYKATKEYGWEVQGLRYGWKGAVEGITIDINLENTEDIVREGGTVLKSSRTNPYKIEGGPEKVVETMKRLKLDALVAIGGEDTCGVASKLFKDKGINVIGVPKTIDNDLSGTDVTFGFDTCINIATDMIDNLHTTAKSHERVIVCEVMGRHAGWIASFSGIAGNADYILVPEEEVDVDELCRVVKEAYKCQEYAIVVAAEGARLAGIDVTKNQELDAFGHVQLGGIGERLAQIIEEKTGCETRSTVLGHIQRGGRPSAFDRVLGTRLGCKAADMIEAGDWGKMAAIVGNKTEAVPLEVAVGTLKTLDMSIHEDSKNFFGANRLGCAA, translated from the coding sequence ATGTCAAAAAGAGTTGGAATTTTAACAGGTGGCGGAGATTGCCCGGGACTTAACGCAGTTATAAGAGGTTTGCTTTACAAAGCGACTAAAGAATATGGCTGGGAAGTGCAAGGACTTCGTTATGGCTGGAAGGGTGCTGTTGAAGGAATCACTATTGACATCAATCTTGAAAATACAGAAGACATAGTGCGCGAAGGTGGCACGGTGCTCAAATCATCTCGCACCAATCCTTACAAGATTGAGGGTGGTCCTGAGAAAGTAGTTGAGACGATGAAGAGACTCAAGCTTGATGCGCTTGTAGCAATTGGCGGCGAGGATACTTGCGGCGTTGCTTCCAAATTATTTAAAGACAAAGGCATTAATGTAATTGGTGTGCCAAAGACAATTGACAATGATCTTTCTGGTACGGATGTTACTTTTGGTTTTGATACTTGTATTAATATCGCTACTGATATGATCGATAACTTGCACACTACAGCTAAATCACACGAGAGAGTTATCGTTTGTGAAGTTATGGGACGTCATGCTGGCTGGATAGCGAGTTTTTCTGGAATCGCCGGAAACGCTGACTATATCTTAGTTCCAGAAGAAGAAGTTGATGTTGATGAGCTTTGCAGAGTAGTCAAAGAAGCATATAAGTGCCAGGAGTACGCAATTGTAGTTGCTGCTGAAGGCGCTAGACTTGCTGGGATTGATGTTACTAAAAATCAAGAGCTTGATGCTTTTGGTCACGTACAGCTTGGCGGCATCGGTGAGCGCCTGGCGCAAATTATCGAAGAGAAAACTGGTTGCGAAACTAGATCAACAGTGCTCGGTCACATTCAACGTGGCGGACGTCCGTCTGCTTTTGATAGAGTGCTTGGTACTCGTCTTGGTTGCAAGGCTGCTGACATGATTGAAGCTGGTGACTGGGGCAAGATGGCTGCAATCGTTGGTAATAAAACAGAAGCAGTGCCTCTTGAAGTTGCCGTTGGTACTTTAAAAACACTTGATATGAGTATTCATGAGGATTCTAAGAATTTCTTTGGTGCTAATAGGCTAGGTTGCGCTGCTTAA